The nucleotide window ACAGTTGGGGAATTAGGCGAACACATCAAAAATGAGCGTCAAGCCCGTCCATTACTGCGTCTGGTCAAGGAACCAGAAAAACTAAGGGAAGCCGTAGCGATCGCAGTCGAACAAAACCCTTCCCCCAGTGAATCAGACTTTGCGGCTGCGGCTCAAAAAGTGGTTCCTCGCCAGCCACGACAAAAAGCCCCAACTCAGGAACCACTGGTTCGTAAATCTAACTTAGTCAAAGTTACCTCATCATCACACCCCAGATGTGGAGATGAAGGAAGGGTTGAGGCAGACGCACCGAACCCGACCCAGCAGATAGTCACGTTTACTGATGGTGAGAAACTACTGGTTAATAATGCTGATTTGACTAACTTGAGTAATGACACAATTGAGTCATTTAGTAGTGAAAGGGTTTACCCTCCAGAATATCTCGAAGCGATCGCTCAACTCAAACAACAACATCAGCAAGAATTGGAACGGCTTGAGCAAGAGTTAAGGATTGGGCTACAGTCAGAGGCTAACGCTATTGCCGAAGAACAAGTACAAGAACAACTGTCCTCATTGCAGCAGTTATTCCAACAACAGAAGGAACAGAACATCCAATTACAGCAAAGGCTCTCCGAGATGGAAGCATTGAAACAGTTGGAATACGAGAACCAACAACTCAAGCAACGTATTCAGGAACTAGAAAATGCTGTGCAAGAACGTCCCGCTCAAGAATGGGGTAATACTCTCACTAAACAAGCTACCAAAGCGTTAAACAAAGAAGTGAAGCGATCTCTAGACAAGACTATTGATCTGCGATCGCTTGCCGAAGAACCACCCAAGGAAAATGCTCAGGAGTGCCTACGCTTGATGGGTATTGCGCTTGGTAATCTCGCCAATGCCATGAACAACACTCAAGCCCTGCAAGCTGCGGCTGTGCTTCTGGGGAGTGAACCAACACCAAGCGCGATCGCATATCGAGCCGAACAGTTACAACTGCTACCCCAAGCAGTAAGCGATATTCGGGGTGTGCTGTCCAAGCCTGGGTGTACTTGGCAGGATTATCTAGTAGTTGCCCAAGAGTACGAGGTTATCAAACAAGATTACTTTGGAGAGTTAACCCCGCAAGAAATTGAGTTAATTACTGCACTAGAGAAGTCTACACTACCCAAAGCTATAGAAGTGGGTTCTATCGTTGCCCACGCTGATATCTACTGTGCTTTGTACATTGCTAAAGGTGAAGTTATAGAAGACCTGGGTGATGAGGTCTGGGTGGCTTGGGAGCATTGGAAAGACCGACCCAAGAAAACAGACCGATATTTCAAAGACGAGTTACGGCTGCTGTAATCCGTAGATTGTGACTTTTTAGACAAGTTTTCAAATGCTCAAAAACCCAGCCTCAGCGTTGGGTGTAATTTCCATGCGTCAAAAATTGGAGTCAATATGAATACAATTGCATCAATCGAAACTGCTGATAACCCATTTGACCAAATCAAAAATATTGATGAGCAGGGTAATGAGTATTGGTTAGCCCGTGAGTTAATGCCTATATTGGGGTATCAGCAATGGCGAAGACTTGAAGATGCCATAAATAGAGCAATCGCCGCTTGTAAAAACATCGGGATTGAGAGCGAGAACCACTTTTTGCCGGCATTGGCAAAAAGTACCGGAGGTAGACCAGGAGAGGATTTCAAACTCAGTCGCTACGGTTGCTACCTCACAGCGATGAACGGCGACTCACGTAAACCAGAGATAGCAGCAGCACAGAATTACTTTGCAGTGAAAACCCGTGAGGCAGAATTAGCCCCACACTCTCAAGAGTTATTGTCACAGCTATTGGAAAAAATTGAACAGCAGAACAAGGTAATTCAGGAACAAGGCAAGGCGTTAGCGAAGCTTAACGAAGTTATCGCCCAATTACAAGCGCAAGTACAAACCCTGCTGCCCCCGTCGGCCGACTCTATACCTCCCGGTTGGAATGCCGAAGTTTGGCGAAGTCTACCTCCACAAGATCAACGCCACTTCCGTTTTTTGTACTGTCGCCGTCGTTTCCGCCCCTCCCAGCAAGGACAAGATCAACCCAAGGCACTACCCGCCATCAATACCGAGCAGATGAAGCAAAACCAGAGGGATGAAGTAGCGCAGTTAGTCAGTGAAGTCTCCTCAGAAGAAAAACAACGGTTGCAAGCCGCCAAACTCGAAGCACTTCGGGAATTTTGGACGCAGGCTCCAAAAGAAGACCAAGAAAATATGCCCTTTTAGACGAACCCGTTTTTGCAAATATATAAGGTGAAATATGAGCAGCATTGCATCTACTGACAAATTCTCCGTCTTGGTGATATTGCGCCGAGAATACCTTGACATCACTGGTAACTTCTGCGCCGCCAAGCTGATTGAATATTTCCGCCATTGGACAAAGTGGAAGCTAAAAAATCACCGTACCCCTTGGATATACCAACCCCTCAAGCGAATCTATGCTGACTTGATGGGTGAACACAGTCTCCATGTGATTCGGGCGGCGATCGCACTACTTGAGAATATGGGGGTTATCGAGAAGCAGAAAAATCCTGGTAATGGTCAGGATAGGACATGGCAGTATAAATTAAACTTCAATGTACTGAATAAGCTACTTGAACCCCGCACAGGCAAAACTGAACATTCCAGGTTCAATAGCGAACAATACCACAGTAGTCATCCAGAAACTTCAAAACCACAACAACACTCTGCTGTTGAGCCTCCTAAAAGTGAGGAAGTGGAAAACGAGATTTTGGAGTGTGACCAGGAAACGGCTTGCCAAACTCCAGAACTAGAGTTATCCCAGATTACTCGCTACGTTGAGGAACCAGAACAAGATAACTCGACTAGCGAGATAAATACTCATGAAGGCCACTTTTCCGCCGCCCCGGTTGAGTCAAATTTTCATGATAGTGATGATGATTACACCCAGTCACAAGAAAAATCAGTACAGCCGAGTCAGCAGGAGGTTCAGGATGTTTTGCAGCAGTTGCGGGAAATTCCTTGTACTCCGCAGTTTCGGTTAAATGGAGAGATTCAGCGTACTGTTAGGCGGTATTGGGGCAATGTGCCGGGGGCAATTGCTTACTTGAAAGAGGCAGTGCGGACTTGGAAAGGGATTAAGTCACCGGAAGCTGTGTTTGTAGCTGCTTGTAAGGAGAGGAGAAAACCGGAATCCGCACAGGTTATGTCTGCTGTGAAGGATTGGTTTGAATGGGCGCGGAAGGAAAGGATTGTGATTGCGATGTCGGATGAGGTCGTGTATACGCCAGATGGCGAGGCTGTGGCGTTAGCAGAGATGATGCGGCGGTATCCGGTGATTGAATATGGCAGAACAGTTGCGTGAAAATCCAGGGGATGAGTTTTTGACGGAGTGTTGGGCTGATGACCCAGCGAGTGCGGATTGTGATCAAGAAACTCGTAATCAGGTTTTCGCAGTGGGGGCTGGTGGCTGTAGATGGGGTGCTAGTGAAGTGGGAGGGGTAGCAATTACACTAATTTTCTAATTGCTGTCGTAACTCTATATTTGTTAAAGAAGCTAGATAGTTAAGTATTTCTGAATAACCATTATCAGCAGCTATTGCTAAAGGAAAATTGCCTCTATCTCTGATTTCATTTACATCTGCACTTACTTCAACTAAGAGTCTGACAACATTAAAATTTCTACTACTAACTATACACATTAATGGTGTCCAGTATTCCGGATCTTTTATGAAAATATTTATTATAAATTTTATTGTCACTAAATATATAAGTATACTGCTTCCAAGATTTACTTTTTTCAACTAACTGTTCTATGGATGGTAATAGTTTGAGTCGCTGAAAACCTAATCTACCATAATAGCGGAACCATTTCCAAATTCCAACTTCTTGAAAGCCATTAATTAATTTAGTTATATTCTGGATTTGTGCAACCAATTATGCTCGTTTTGATGAATGAATATTACATCAGATAAACTTAAAATTATGTACATTTATGTAACTCCTTAAATAAAAGATTAAAAAGGGTCTATTTCATTCTAAATTATAAATAAAATACAACAATCTTTATTTAAAATAATCAATCTCAGTCAGTAGGTTTTCATAAAAATGAAGTCTAGGTGTTGATACTAAATTGATGCCTAACGGTAGTAGCGCTCCAACCACTATTAAAGTTATGACAACGTATTTCATGCTGGCCCAACAGTAGATTTTGATAGCAAAAACTTTTGATTAAAAGTTCTACTAAGGGCCAGTTAAGCCGTAATTTACTATAACTATAGTAACTTGGTTGTTTTTATGGACTATATCAACAATCCAATCCTGTGTAACTATAAATCCTTTGCTGCGCTTGCACAGAAGAGTATCTACACGACCAAAATAGGTTGATTCAGGTTCGCTCGTAGCAGAGACTTCCCTGATTCTTCTAACCATATTATTTTCATAATATTCACACTTAAACCAGTTGCGCTCCATAATCTTTTTGGCATCAGCTATAGGAGTTCCAGGTGGGATAACGCGCAGTATTTCCTGCTCCATCATGTCAGGGTTTTCATAAAAATGAAGTCTGGGTGTTGATGCTAAACTGATGCCTAACGATAGTAGCACTCCAAGCACTATTAAAGCTATGACAATGTATTTCATGCTGGCTTAATAGTTGGTTTTTCAAAAGGTTAAGAGATAACTGAGAAGCAATTAGCTAAAACGTGTAAACACTTATTTTTTATCTGAAAAAGGAAAGTCAAGAAGTGATGGAAAATCAAAAAAGGGTACTTCAACTTGTAAATACTTATTTCCACATAAATTCTCTGGAGAAGTTATGCTTTTAGCTTCAGCTTGAGATAAAGCCCATGCCATCACTTCTGAAAGTTCTTGTTCATTAAGTTTTTTTGCAATCATATTCAAAGTTCTCATTGTTAATTCCTGCGTAATAACTCGATGAACTTGCAATACCTCCTGAGGTACAATAACCTGCCCTGTTTTTTCCATCTCCTCTAGTGGAGGTGGTAATTTCATATGTTGTAGTACGTATTGACTACCGTAAATTCCATAATAAATAATCTCTTCAATATCATCTAAAAGTGGAATTAAAGCATCTGGAGGTAGGATCTGGTCTTCTCTCGTTCCTTGAGGCAAATACGCATTTCGTAGAACACATAACCAGTCAAACATTGCAACATCGAATTCGTGGCTTAAAAAATGGCGTTGAACCCAACGTTCCAGATCAACAGCAACGTTACTACCTAGCTGAATTGCTAGCTGTTGAAAGGCTTTGTTAAAAGTTATTAGCGTTATTTTCAAATCTTCTTTATCATATTGTTCTCCTTCTAATTTTAGTAAAGGTTC belongs to Nostoc sp. NIES-3756 and includes:
- a CDS encoding BRO family protein — encoded protein: MNTIASIETADNPFDQIKNIDEQGNEYWLARELMPILGYQQWRRLEDAINRAIAACKNIGIESENHFLPALAKSTGGRPGEDFKLSRYGCYLTAMNGDSRKPEIAAAQNYFAVKTREAELAPHSQELLSQLLEKIEQQNKVIQEQGKALAKLNEVIAQLQAQVQTLLPPSADSIPPGWNAEVWRSLPPQDQRHFRFLYCRRRFRPSQQGQDQPKALPAINTEQMKQNQRDEVAQLVSEVSSEEKQRLQAAKLEALREFWTQAPKEDQENMPF
- a CDS encoding ankyrin repeat domain-containing protein, coding for MKKVNLGSSILIYLVTIKFIINIFIKDPEYWTPLMCIVSSRNFNVVRLLVEVSADVNEIRDRGNFPLAIAADNGYSEILNYLASLTNIELRQQLEN